CGGCATTCCGGGTCCAGGGCGAGGACTTCGGATTCTGAGATAATCTGAGGGCGGAACGTTTTGAGGAAACGGGTGGGGCTGCGGTCGGTCTGGAGGAAATCCCGCAAGGCGGGAAGCAAGCGGACGGCATAGACGCCGGGAAACGGCTCCAGGCCTCGAGGGGAACGGCAGACGACCGCGGTCCGGGCGGTACGGGCCGCGCAAGCGGCCAGTTTGGTCAACAGCGCCGGGGCCAGAAAAGGATTGTCCACCGCGGCAACTAAAACCCACGGGGTACGGGCATAGAAGAGCGCGGTGAGCAGACCCCCGGCCGGGCCCTGGAAGGGAAGCAAATCGGTAATCAGAGGCAGTCCCAAGTTTATATGGGCCAGGGGGTGGTTCGTAACGAGCC
This sequence is a window from Desulfobaccales bacterium. Protein-coding genes within it:
- a CDS encoding molybdenum cofactor guanylyltransferase, encoding MNRGASGTPRLTGAILAGGFSRRLGQDKATLRLGGRPLALRVAEALTPLVTTCWLVTNHPLAHINLGLPLITDLLPFQGPAGGLLTALFYARTPWVLVAAVDNPFLAPALLTKLAACAARTARTAVVCRSPRGLEPFPGVYAVRLLPALRDFLQTDRSPTRFLKTFRPQIISESEVLALDPECRSFFNLNTPHELAQAEAWLSEDR